Proteins found in one Pocillopora verrucosa isolate sample1 chromosome 12, ASM3666991v2, whole genome shotgun sequence genomic segment:
- the LOC131769552 gene encoding AP-3 complex subunit delta-1 isoform X2: MFEKNLTDLVRGIRNNKSNEAKYIAACLDEIKQELRQENAAVKANAVAKLTYLQMLGYDISWAAFNIIEVMSSSKFTYKRIGYLAASQSFHEDLDILMLTTNMIRKDLCSMNMYDSGVSLSGFACFVTSDLARDLANDVMSLLVSTKPYIRKRAVLLMYKIFLKFPEALRPAFPRLKEKLEDGEPGVQSAAVNVICELARKNPKNYLSLAPLFFKLMTSSTNNWMLIKIIKLFGALCPLEPRLGKKLLEPLTNLIHSTSAMSLLYECINTVISGLPQHNASIQLCVSKLRILIEDSDQNLKYLGLLAMSKILTVNAKAVQVHKDIVLQCLDDKDESIRLRALDLIVGMVSKKNIMDIIKKLMVQIDKADSQTYCDEILSKIIQICSMNDYHYVTNFEWYIDVLIQLTRVEGTRLGKQLASQMMDVTIRVKAIRPYGVQCLSLLLDNNELLSGQMEKNRVCEVLYAAAWISGEFSEHLPDIHSTLEAMLQTKVTSLPGHIQAVYVQNIAKLYAKLLASEAEEEEEDEKTSVGEMLVERLPVFVQSADLEVQERASCILQLIKYVLKLQGKGVACTDEVSSLFRGELNPVAAKAQKKVQIPEGLDLDKWINDPPSESSEEEEEIDTIFDTPNEHKELRQKYVSDDEEEMQKRREQRKQEQMSNPHYLKMSSREERKAKKKEMAVDDIPVANLDLPVSLKVSGGMALDKKYASAKKSKKKRKKGRKGSRADEEEPDLGISYEVLPAGAGELPEGADDSDHEDKGNDEAPASDPHKLLDVDLSKPLEAHEALPVRQHRVVLESQAVDGEENEETPKKHGKDKKHRHRRDSEGKKGKHKHKRDKEDKDKKSKHKHRHHRKDEEPVEDNLMFNGEVDHVESPSRDDSHQESETTTPSKEIAEVEDFKPSADEPGDPQDDMDFWLSSTPQKKSSPQPAEVAPTPSPDSAAEKTRKEEKYARQSEKSETKESKRKHRKDKSEKKEKHEKERKKEKRKGKTSEKPDSPETAAAEPENQYEPTITELEEEKKQPVITTYKVLAENGSLRLMYETRVTTQNRNQVVVSVIFSNLSDRHIKSMEFNVLDSLNTKLIRPIGSSSRDSVPVPFHLLPESSNEGQFAFTVESIVMVQKLRGTLTYMIKDDEGSTSEKMDFSLFLPCSSFLISTPLSSTDFTNLLGSGTVVHKGSVKVTTPETTAFSSIITKICVLLHFAVVEQVDNSASLYACSIQGHHLCALVKQLPDHSVSVDGKSTDSSLVSSVLEEIKALLQAPA, encoded by the exons ATGTTCGAAAAGAACCTCACGGATCTTGTCCGTGGAATAAGGAACAACAAAAGCAACGAG GCTAAATATATTGCTGCCTGTCTGGATGAAATCAAACAAGAATTGAGACAGGAGAATGCCGCGGTTAAAGCCAACGCAGTGGCAAAACTCACTTAT CTCCAAATGCTGGGATATGACATCAGCTGGGCtgcatttaacataattgaaGTCATGAGTTCTTCCAAGTTTACATACAAg agaaTTGGTTATTTAGCAGCATCGCAATCATTCCATGAAGATTTGGATATCCTGATGTTAACCACAAACATGATCAGAAAG GACTTGTGCAGCATGAACATGTATGATTCTGGTGTATCCTTGTCtggttttgcttgttttgtgaCTTCAGACTTGGCAAGAGATTTAGCTAATGATGTTATGTCGTTG cTTGTCTCAACTAAACCTTACATCAGAAAAAGAGCTGTTTTGCTTATGTATAAGATATTTCTCAAG TTTCCTGAAGCCCTAAGACCAGCCTTCCCAAGATTAAAGGAAAAGCTTGAAGATGGAGAACCTG GTGTACAGTCAGCTGCTGTGAATGTGATTTGTGAACTGGCTCGGAAAAACCCCAAGAACTACCTATCACTGGCTCCTTTGTTCTTCAAACTCATGACAAGCTCCACTAACAACTGGATGTTAATCAAGATCATCAAACTG tTTGGTGCTCTTTGTCCTCTGGAACCAAGATTGGGAAAGAAATTACTGGAACCTTTAACAAACCTTATCCACAG CACTTCTGCCATGTCGCTACTCTATGAATGTATTAATACTGTCATATCAG GATTACCACAACACAATGCTTCCATTCAG ttaTGTGTAAGCAAGTTGCGGATCTTGATTGAAGATTCTGACCagaact TGAAATATCTTGGGTTACTTGCCATGTCAAAGATTTTGACAGTAAATGCAAAAGCTGTACAAGTACACAA agACATTGTTCTCCAGTGTCTAGATGACAAGGATGAGTCTATTAGACTCAGGGCTCTGGACCTTATCGTGGGAATG GTTTCAAAGAAGAACATTATGGATATTATCAAGAAATTAATGGTGCAGATTGACAAGGCTGACAGCCAAA CTTACTGTGATGAAATTCTATCCAAGATTATACAGATTTGCAGTATGAATGACTATCATTATGTTACAAACTTTGAATG GTACATTGATGTACTGATTCAATTAACAAGGGTGGAAGGGACAAGACTTGGTAAACAGCTGGCTTCACAGATGATGGATGTCACCATAAGAGTCAAGGCAATTCGTCCCTATGGTGTGCAGTGCTTG TCTCTATTATTGGACAACAATGAATTACTCTCAGGACAAATGGAAAAGAACAGGGTTTGTGAAGTTCTTTATGCTGCTGCTTGGATCTCTGGAGAGTTCTCAGA ACACTTACCAGACATTCATAGTACACTTGAAGCAATGCTACAAACCAAAGTGACCTCCCTCCCTGGACACATCCAAGCAGTCTATGTCCAGAACATTGCTAAGTTGTATGCTAAACTTCTTGCCAGTGAAGCAGAGGAG gaagaagaagatgagAAGACATCAGTTGGTGAGATGCTTGTAGAGAGGTTACCTGTTTTTGTACAGAGTGCAGACCTAGAGGTTCAAGAGAGG gcCAGCTGTATTTTGCAGCTCATTAAGTATGTCCTTAAGCTGCAAGGAAAAG GTGTTGCTTGCACCGACGAGGTATCATCATTGTTTCGTGGTGAGCTGAATCCAGTCGCTGCCAAAGCACAGAAGAAGGTGCAGATTCCCGAAGG gCTTGACCTTGATAAATGGATTAACGACCCTCCATCAGAAAGCtcagaagaggaagaggagaTCGATACAATATTTGACACACCAAATGAACACAA AGAACTGCGGCAAAAGTATGTATCGGATGATGAGGAGGAAATgcaaaag AGACGTGAACAGAGGAAACAGGAACAAATGAGTAATCCTCATTATCTGAAGATGTCATCACGGGAGGAGAGGAAG gctaaaaagaaagaaatggcaGTAGATGATATCCCGGTCGCCAACCTTGACTTACCTGTGTCACTCAAGGTGTCAGGAG GTATGGCACTTGACAAGAAATACGCATCTGCTAAGAagtcaaagaagaaaagaaagaaag GTCGCAAAGGAAGTAGGGCAGATGAAGAAGAACCAGACCTTGGCATCTCGTATGAAGTACTCCCAGCCGGGGCTGGTGAATTACCTGAA gGAGCTGATGATTCAGATCACGAAGATAAAGGGAATGACGAGGCTCCTGCAAGTGACCCCCACAAACTGTTGGATGTCGACCTCAGCAA ACCTCTTGAAGCACATGAAGCACTGCCCGTTCGTCAACACCGAGTTGTATTAGAATCACAGGCGGTTGATGGTGAAGAGAATGAG GAAACCCCCAAGAAGCATGGTAAGGATAAGAAACACAGACACAGAAGGGATAGTGAAGGAAAAAAG GGTAAACACAAGCATAAGCGGGATAAAGAGGACAAAGATAAAAAGTCAAAACACAAGCATCGACACCATCGTAAGGATGAAG AACCTGTTGAGGATAATCTGATGTTTAATGGAGAAGTGGATCACGTTGAATCACCATCACGAGATGATTCTCATCAAGAAAGTGAAACAACAACTCCCTCGAAGGAGATAGCAGAAGTGGAGGACTTTAAACCTTCTGCGGATGAACCTGGTGATCCTCAG GATGATATGGATTTCTGGCTTTCCTCAACTCCTCAAAAGAAATCTTCCCCTCAG CCTGCGGAAGTAGCCCCGACGCCCTCACCAGATAGTGCAgcagaaaaaacaagaaaagaagagaaatatgcGAGACAATCTGAG AAATCCGAGACTAAAGAATCGAAACGAAAACACCGCAAGGATAAATCGGAGAAGAAAGAGAAGCAtgaaaaggagagaaagaaagaaaagagaaaggggAAAACTAGTGAGAAGCCTGATTCACCTGAGACCGCTGCAGCTGAACCAGAGAACCAGTATGAACCAACAATCACAGAGTTGGAGGAAGAGAAGAAGCAG CCCGTCATCACAACTTACAAAGTTCTTGCCGAAAACGGCTCTCTTAGACTG ATGTACGAGACAAGAGTAACCACGCAAAATCGAAACCAAGTAGTAGTGTCCGTAATATTCAG TAATTTGTCGGATCGTCACATCAAGTCCATGGAATTTAATGTATTAGATTCACTTAATACTAAGCTGATACGTCCG ATCGGATCTTCGTCACGTGACAGTGTTCCAGTCCCTTTTCACCTTTTGCCAG AATCGTCAAATGAAGGACAGTTTGCCTTCACCGTAGAGAGCATAGTCATGGTACAGAAACTGCGAGGCACACTCACTTACATGATCAAG GACGACGAAGGCTCCACGAGTGAAAAGATGgatttttcgttgtttttaCCTTGCTCTTCATTTCTGATTTCTACGCCGTTGTCTAG CACGGATTTTACGAATCTTCTGGGAAGTGGAACTGTTGTTCACAAGGGTTCTGTTaag gttacTACACCAGAGACAACAGCGTTCAGTTCAATCATCACCAAGATTTGCGTTCTGTTACATTTTGCAG tTGTGGAACAAGTAGATAACAGCGCGTCTTTGTACGCCTGTTCAATTCAAGGACACCATTTGTGTGCTCTTGTGAAGCAGTTACCG GATCACTCCGTGTCTGTTGACGGTAAGAGCACAGACTCATCTCTTGTGTCCAGCGTCCTGGAAGAAATAAAAGCGCTTTTACAGGCGCCGGCATGA
- the LOC131769552 gene encoding AP-3 complex subunit delta-1 isoform X1 gives MFEKNLTDLVRGIRNNKSNEAKYIAACLDEIKQELRQENAAVKANAVAKLTYLQMLGYDISWAAFNIIEVMSSSKFTYKRIGYLAASQSFHEDLDILMLTTNMIRKDLCSMNMYDSGVSLSGFACFVTSDLARDLANDVMSLLVSTKPYIRKRAVLLMYKIFLKFPEALRPAFPRLKEKLEDGEPGVQSAAVNVICELARKNPKNYLSLAPLFFKLMTSSTNNWMLIKIIKLFGALCPLEPRLGKKLLEPLTNLIHSTSAMSLLYECINTVISGLPQHNASIQLCVSKLRILIEDSDQNLKYLGLLAMSKILTVNAKAVQVHKDIVLQCLDDKDESIRLRALDLIVGMVSKKNIMDIIKKLMVQIDKADSQTYCDEILSKIIQICSMNDYHYVTNFEWYIDVLIQLTRVEGTRLGKQLASQMMDVTIRVKAIRPYGVQCLSLLLDNNELLSGQMEKNRVCEVLYAAAWISGEFSEHLPDIHSTLEAMLQTKVTSLPGHIQAVYVQNIAKLYAKLLASEAEEEEEDEKTSVGEMLVERLPVFVQSADLEVQERASCILQLIKYVLKLQGKGVACTDEVSSLFRGELNPVAAKAQKKVQIPEGLDLDKWINDPPSESSEEEEEIDTIFDTPNEHKELRQKYVSDDEEEMQKRREQRKQEQMSNPHYLKMSSREERKAKKKEMAVDDIPVANLDLPVSLKVSGGMALDKKYASAKKSKKKRKKGRKGSRADEEEPDLGISYEVLPAGAGELPEGADDSDHEDKGNDEAPASDPHKLLDVDLSKPLEAHEALPVRQHRVVLESQAVDGEENEETPKKHGKDKKHRHRRDSEGKKGKHKHKRDKEDKDKKSKHKHRHHRKDEGTEPVEDNLMFNGEVDHVESPSRDDSHQESETTTPSKEIAEVEDFKPSADEPGDPQDDMDFWLSSTPQKKSSPQPAEVAPTPSPDSAAEKTRKEEKYARQSEKSETKESKRKHRKDKSEKKEKHEKERKKEKRKGKTSEKPDSPETAAAEPENQYEPTITELEEEKKQPVITTYKVLAENGSLRLMYETRVTTQNRNQVVVSVIFSNLSDRHIKSMEFNVLDSLNTKLIRPIGSSSRDSVPVPFHLLPESSNEGQFAFTVESIVMVQKLRGTLTYMIKDDEGSTSEKMDFSLFLPCSSFLISTPLSSTDFTNLLGSGTVVHKGSVKVTTPETTAFSSIITKICVLLHFAVVEQVDNSASLYACSIQGHHLCALVKQLPDHSVSVDGKSTDSSLVSSVLEEIKALLQAPA, from the exons ATGTTCGAAAAGAACCTCACGGATCTTGTCCGTGGAATAAGGAACAACAAAAGCAACGAG GCTAAATATATTGCTGCCTGTCTGGATGAAATCAAACAAGAATTGAGACAGGAGAATGCCGCGGTTAAAGCCAACGCAGTGGCAAAACTCACTTAT CTCCAAATGCTGGGATATGACATCAGCTGGGCtgcatttaacataattgaaGTCATGAGTTCTTCCAAGTTTACATACAAg agaaTTGGTTATTTAGCAGCATCGCAATCATTCCATGAAGATTTGGATATCCTGATGTTAACCACAAACATGATCAGAAAG GACTTGTGCAGCATGAACATGTATGATTCTGGTGTATCCTTGTCtggttttgcttgttttgtgaCTTCAGACTTGGCAAGAGATTTAGCTAATGATGTTATGTCGTTG cTTGTCTCAACTAAACCTTACATCAGAAAAAGAGCTGTTTTGCTTATGTATAAGATATTTCTCAAG TTTCCTGAAGCCCTAAGACCAGCCTTCCCAAGATTAAAGGAAAAGCTTGAAGATGGAGAACCTG GTGTACAGTCAGCTGCTGTGAATGTGATTTGTGAACTGGCTCGGAAAAACCCCAAGAACTACCTATCACTGGCTCCTTTGTTCTTCAAACTCATGACAAGCTCCACTAACAACTGGATGTTAATCAAGATCATCAAACTG tTTGGTGCTCTTTGTCCTCTGGAACCAAGATTGGGAAAGAAATTACTGGAACCTTTAACAAACCTTATCCACAG CACTTCTGCCATGTCGCTACTCTATGAATGTATTAATACTGTCATATCAG GATTACCACAACACAATGCTTCCATTCAG ttaTGTGTAAGCAAGTTGCGGATCTTGATTGAAGATTCTGACCagaact TGAAATATCTTGGGTTACTTGCCATGTCAAAGATTTTGACAGTAAATGCAAAAGCTGTACAAGTACACAA agACATTGTTCTCCAGTGTCTAGATGACAAGGATGAGTCTATTAGACTCAGGGCTCTGGACCTTATCGTGGGAATG GTTTCAAAGAAGAACATTATGGATATTATCAAGAAATTAATGGTGCAGATTGACAAGGCTGACAGCCAAA CTTACTGTGATGAAATTCTATCCAAGATTATACAGATTTGCAGTATGAATGACTATCATTATGTTACAAACTTTGAATG GTACATTGATGTACTGATTCAATTAACAAGGGTGGAAGGGACAAGACTTGGTAAACAGCTGGCTTCACAGATGATGGATGTCACCATAAGAGTCAAGGCAATTCGTCCCTATGGTGTGCAGTGCTTG TCTCTATTATTGGACAACAATGAATTACTCTCAGGACAAATGGAAAAGAACAGGGTTTGTGAAGTTCTTTATGCTGCTGCTTGGATCTCTGGAGAGTTCTCAGA ACACTTACCAGACATTCATAGTACACTTGAAGCAATGCTACAAACCAAAGTGACCTCCCTCCCTGGACACATCCAAGCAGTCTATGTCCAGAACATTGCTAAGTTGTATGCTAAACTTCTTGCCAGTGAAGCAGAGGAG gaagaagaagatgagAAGACATCAGTTGGTGAGATGCTTGTAGAGAGGTTACCTGTTTTTGTACAGAGTGCAGACCTAGAGGTTCAAGAGAGG gcCAGCTGTATTTTGCAGCTCATTAAGTATGTCCTTAAGCTGCAAGGAAAAG GTGTTGCTTGCACCGACGAGGTATCATCATTGTTTCGTGGTGAGCTGAATCCAGTCGCTGCCAAAGCACAGAAGAAGGTGCAGATTCCCGAAGG gCTTGACCTTGATAAATGGATTAACGACCCTCCATCAGAAAGCtcagaagaggaagaggagaTCGATACAATATTTGACACACCAAATGAACACAA AGAACTGCGGCAAAAGTATGTATCGGATGATGAGGAGGAAATgcaaaag AGACGTGAACAGAGGAAACAGGAACAAATGAGTAATCCTCATTATCTGAAGATGTCATCACGGGAGGAGAGGAAG gctaaaaagaaagaaatggcaGTAGATGATATCCCGGTCGCCAACCTTGACTTACCTGTGTCACTCAAGGTGTCAGGAG GTATGGCACTTGACAAGAAATACGCATCTGCTAAGAagtcaaagaagaaaagaaagaaag GTCGCAAAGGAAGTAGGGCAGATGAAGAAGAACCAGACCTTGGCATCTCGTATGAAGTACTCCCAGCCGGGGCTGGTGAATTACCTGAA gGAGCTGATGATTCAGATCACGAAGATAAAGGGAATGACGAGGCTCCTGCAAGTGACCCCCACAAACTGTTGGATGTCGACCTCAGCAA ACCTCTTGAAGCACATGAAGCACTGCCCGTTCGTCAACACCGAGTTGTATTAGAATCACAGGCGGTTGATGGTGAAGAGAATGAG GAAACCCCCAAGAAGCATGGTAAGGATAAGAAACACAGACACAGAAGGGATAGTGAAGGAAAAAAG GGTAAACACAAGCATAAGCGGGATAAAGAGGACAAAGATAAAAAGTCAAAACACAAGCATCGACACCATCGTAAGGATGAAG GCACAGAACCTGTTGAGGATAATCTGATGTTTAATGGAGAAGTGGATCACGTTGAATCACCATCACGAGATGATTCTCATCAAGAAAGTGAAACAACAACTCCCTCGAAGGAGATAGCAGAAGTGGAGGACTTTAAACCTTCTGCGGATGAACCTGGTGATCCTCAG GATGATATGGATTTCTGGCTTTCCTCAACTCCTCAAAAGAAATCTTCCCCTCAG CCTGCGGAAGTAGCCCCGACGCCCTCACCAGATAGTGCAgcagaaaaaacaagaaaagaagagaaatatgcGAGACAATCTGAG AAATCCGAGACTAAAGAATCGAAACGAAAACACCGCAAGGATAAATCGGAGAAGAAAGAGAAGCAtgaaaaggagagaaagaaagaaaagagaaaggggAAAACTAGTGAGAAGCCTGATTCACCTGAGACCGCTGCAGCTGAACCAGAGAACCAGTATGAACCAACAATCACAGAGTTGGAGGAAGAGAAGAAGCAG CCCGTCATCACAACTTACAAAGTTCTTGCCGAAAACGGCTCTCTTAGACTG ATGTACGAGACAAGAGTAACCACGCAAAATCGAAACCAAGTAGTAGTGTCCGTAATATTCAG TAATTTGTCGGATCGTCACATCAAGTCCATGGAATTTAATGTATTAGATTCACTTAATACTAAGCTGATACGTCCG ATCGGATCTTCGTCACGTGACAGTGTTCCAGTCCCTTTTCACCTTTTGCCAG AATCGTCAAATGAAGGACAGTTTGCCTTCACCGTAGAGAGCATAGTCATGGTACAGAAACTGCGAGGCACACTCACTTACATGATCAAG GACGACGAAGGCTCCACGAGTGAAAAGATGgatttttcgttgtttttaCCTTGCTCTTCATTTCTGATTTCTACGCCGTTGTCTAG CACGGATTTTACGAATCTTCTGGGAAGTGGAACTGTTGTTCACAAGGGTTCTGTTaag gttacTACACCAGAGACAACAGCGTTCAGTTCAATCATCACCAAGATTTGCGTTCTGTTACATTTTGCAG tTGTGGAACAAGTAGATAACAGCGCGTCTTTGTACGCCTGTTCAATTCAAGGACACCATTTGTGTGCTCTTGTGAAGCAGTTACCG GATCACTCCGTGTCTGTTGACGGTAAGAGCACAGACTCATCTCTTGTGTCCAGCGTCCTGGAAGAAATAAAAGCGCTTTTACAGGCGCCGGCATGA